One stretch of Euwallacea similis isolate ESF13 chromosome 6, ESF131.1, whole genome shotgun sequence DNA includes these proteins:
- the Delta gene encoding neurogenic locus protein delta, which yields MLWILYSLFGLSLVLQAPASGVFELRLLSFDNQAGKDDLGKCCSGKPSGLECEGDCRPRFRICLKEYQVRIDATSPCTFGDVITSELGPGPADDPQSGFANAIAFHFQFAWTGPFSLIVEAWHGNQSAHSAVLVSRLMRQRWLDVSDEWTEDTHSSKYSTLKFEYRVTCDPNYYGKGCEKVCRPRDDNFGHYSCSPIGERVCLAGWTGDYCTKAQCLPGCDEQHGHCSKPNECKCQSGWEGQLCDKCQRYPGCMQGSCVKPWDCLCNDGWGGLFCNQDLNFCTNHLPCRNGGTCFNTGEGSYTCSCPAGFNGTDCEITTDDCQKTPCLHGGTCVKLDHSETSVCQCPSGYRGSLCQTTIPPPPSPGCSGSPCANGGSCLDVAGRFRCNCRPGFTGPTCERLLGVCEPSPCQNGGVCSEAASAPYGFRCACPAGFSGDQCQVDVDDCAGGNPCLNGGTCIDRINEFKCQCVPGFTGRLCHERVDYCRTKPCANGGTCHQLLNDYECRCPPGFGSKDCSMEVDECRSDPCRNGGTCIGRPRSYECLCPVGFHGKDCTDSSGGAASSARISTDSALSAEHVVVIATISTFVPVLALVAVVVIACLKRRRKREKARADEEARLQNEQNTANSSFAKRGAAMAADARMIKNSWGKCTNNAIEEATSATAVGDLEPFPKQQQQVIDGRPVYGLQRSRSQKQLNTESCSAAATAAVAAARASALLVAKLHEPEYEPIKRLSVMSQSDPLSKDSPVFVVEEHFRVPVPGGLFATEV from the exons gCCCCTGCTTCAGGGGTGTTTGAATTGAGGTTGCTGTCTTTCGACAACCAAGCCGGAAAGGACGATCTGGGCAAATGTTGCTCGGGAAAGCCCTCGGGCCTGGAATGCGAAGGCGATTGCAGACCACGCTTTCGAATTTGTCTTAAAGAATACCAAGTTAGAATAGACGCCACTTCTCCATGTACCTTCGGAGATGTCATCACCAGCGAACTAGGCCCTGGACCCGCAGACGATCCTCAAAGTGGCTTTGCCAATGCCATTGCTTTTCATTTCCAATTTGCTTGGACG gGCCCCTTTTCTCTGATCGTCGAAGCCTGGCATGGAAACCAGTCTGCTCATTCTGCAG TGCTGGTCAGCAGGCTCATGCGTCAGCGGTGGCTGGACGTAAGTGATGAATGGACAGAGGACACTCATAGTTCCAAATATTCTACTCTAAAGTTTGAATACCGAGTTACCTGTGATCCCAATTACTACGGGAAAGGATGCGAGAAAGTATGCCGACCACGTGACGATAATTTCGGACATTACAGCTGTTCACCCATAGGGGAACGCGTTTGCTTAGCAGGATGGACCGGGGATTATTGTACAAAAG CACAATGTTTACCAGGATGCGACGAACAACATGGACATTGCTCCAAACCCAACGAATGCAA ATGCCAGTCTGGATGGGAGGGCCAACTATGTGATAAATGCCAACGGTATCCGGGCTGCATGCAAGGTTCCTGCGTAAAGCCTTGGGATTGTTTGTGTAACGACGGCTGGGGTGGCCTTTTTTGCAACCAAGATCTCAACTTCTGCACCAACCACTTGCCGTGTCGTAACGGAGGAACTTGCTTCAACACCGGAGAAGGTAGCTACACCTGCAGTTGTCCTGCGGGGTTCAATGGAACTGACTGCGAGATAACAACGGACGATTGTCAAAAGACACCCTGCCTTCACGGCGGGACTTGCGTGAAATTAGATCACAGTGAAACCTCTGTTTGTCAATGCCCTTCCGGATATCGCGGGTCTTTATGTCAAACTACTATACCTCCTCCACCCTCTCCCGGTTGTTCGGGATCTCCATGTGCCAATGGAGGAAGTTGCCTCGACGTAGCGGGAAGGTTTCGTTGCAATTGCCGTCCAGGATTTACAGGCCCGACTTGTGAACGTCTGTTGGGTGTCTGCGAACCCAGTCCATGTCAAAATGGAGGAGTTTGTTCCGAGGCTGCGAGTGCCCCTTACGGTTTTCGTTGCGCGTGCCCTGCCGGTTTTTCGGGCGATCAGTGTCAAGTTGACGTAGACGATTGCGCCGGCGGCAATCCTTGCCTCAACGGGGGCACATGTATAGACAGAATTAACGAATTTAAATGCCAGTGCGTACCAGGATTTACAGGACGATTGTGTCATGAACGAGTGGACTATTGTCGAACCAAGCCTTGCGCTAACGGAGGTACCTGTCACCAACTTCTTAATGATTACGAGTGCCGGTGCCCCCCAGGTTTTGGAAGCAAAGACTGTAGCATGGAAGTAGACGAATGTCGTTCCGATCCTTGTAGGAACGGAGGTACGTGCATCGGTAGACCGCGAAGTTACGAATGCCTATGTCCCGTGGGATTTCATGGAAAAGACTGCACAGACTCAAGCGGTGGCGCCGCCTCGAGCGCCCGCATTTCTACTGACTCTGCCCTCTCGGCAGAACATGTTGTCGTGATAGCCACAATTTCTACGTTTGTTCCAGTGTTGGCATTAGTCGCTGTTGTTGTAATTGCGTGCTTAAAAAGGCGACGGAAAAGGGAAAAAGCGCGAGCCGACGAAGAAGCCAGGCTCCAGAACGAGCAGAATACCGCGAACAGCAGTTTTGCGAAACGAGGAGCTGCTATGGCGGCTGACGCTAGAATGATTAAGAATTCTTGGGGCAAGTGCACCAACAATGCCATAGAAGAAGCGACTAGTGCCACAGCCGTAGGTGATTTAGAGCCTTTCCCCAAACAGCAACAGCAAGTGATCGATGGGCGGCCAGTTTACGGACTTCAACGCAGTCGCTCgcaaaaacagttaaatacCGAGTCCTGCTCAGCAGCCGCCACAGCAGCTGTGGCGGCTGCTCGAG